In Zea mays cultivar B73 chromosome 7, Zm-B73-REFERENCE-NAM-5.0, whole genome shotgun sequence, the following proteins share a genomic window:
- the LOC100384630 gene encoding uncharacterized protein LOC100384630 — MDREALRMLCSPQFWRMAVLWALSLLHSYLLVFHCGRADAPRRRRPRPAEGRCPICVVTGATSGLGRAAAAALAREGYHVVLAGRSTQLLYETVQEIQRQQPDAHLKEFQVDLASFKSIKKFGSSLKQWVHEKNVEPSIQLLVNNAGILAKSHRITEDGLDEMIQTNYIGPFMLTNILLPLLKNSSVPSRVVNLTSFTHRCVSGLDVCEDALRGMKFGRCSIGESYPLASTYEYTKLCMLMFSYELHRQLHMSSGVSVIAADPGVVETKIMRELPECLSWFAFLALRSLKLLQEPDTGVGAVLDAALALPEESGKYFFGGKGRTIRSSRLSYDAEVAKKLWAESSAVFKELQLRGGDFGDS, encoded by the exons ATGGATCGCGAGGCGCTCCGCATGCTGTGCTCGCCGCAGTTCTGGCGGATGGCAGTCCTCTGGGCCCTCTCCCTCCTCCACTCCTACCTCCTCGTGTTCCACTGCGGCCGGGCGGATGCCCCTCGCCGCCGCCGGCCGCGGCCAGCCGAAGGACGTTGCCCCATCTGCGTTGTCACCGGG GCGACATCGGGGCTgggcagggcggcggcggcggcgctcgcgCGGGAGGGCTACCACGTCGTGCTTG CTGGACGTTCCACACAGTTATTATATGAG ACAGTTCAAGAAATTCAGAGGCAACAGCCAGATGCCCATCTCAAAGAGTTTCAGGTCGACTTGGCATCCTTCAAGTCGATTAAGAAATTTGGAAGTTCACTGAAGCAATGGGTTCATGAGAAAAATGTGGAGCCTTCTATTCAGCTTTTGGTAAATAATGCTGGAATATTAGCGAAGTCGCATCGAATTACTGAAGATGGCCTTGATGA GATGATACAGACAAACTACATTGGTCCATTTATGCTGACCAACATTCTTTTACCATTGCTGAAGAACAGCTCGGTACCTTCTCGAGTGGTTAATCTAACTTCTTTCACACACAGGTGTG TGTCAGGTCTTGATGTATGTGAGGATGCGCTGAGAGGGATGAAATTTGGTCGGTGTTCGATAGGGGAAAGTTACCCCTTAGCTTCTACTTATGAGTATACCAAGC TTTGTATGCTGATGTTCTCATATGAGCTTCATCGACAGCTGCACATGTCATCTGGCGTCTCTGTAAT TGCTGCCGATCCCGGTGTCGTGGAGACAAAGATTATGCGAGAGCTCCCTGAATGCCTCTCTTGGTTCGCGTTCTTGGCTCTGCGCTCCCTTAAACTCCTGCAAGAACCTGACACGGGGGTTGGTGCTGTCCTCGATGCTGCTTTGGCGCTGCCT GAAGAGTCTGGGAAGTATTTCTTTGGAGGGAAAGGGAGAACGATCAGATCGTCCCGACTGTCCTATGACGCCGAGGTAGCCAAGAAGCTGTGGGCAGAGTCGTCAGCAGTGTTCAAGGAGCTGCAGCTTAGAGGAGGCGATTTTGGGGATAGTTAA